The following are encoded together in the Apodemus sylvaticus chromosome 11, mApoSyl1.1, whole genome shotgun sequence genome:
- the Dgkq gene encoding diacylglycerol kinase theta isoform X2, which produces MAAAAEPGARTWPGSGSPRLGSPAGSPVLGISGRARPGSGPERTGRAIGSAAPGHSFRKVTLTKPTFCHLCSDFIWGLAGFLCDVCNFMSHEKCLKQVKTPCTGIAPSLVRVPVAHCFGSLGLYKRKFCVVCRKSLEVPSFRCEVCELHVHPDCVPFACSDCRQCHQDGQQDYDTYHHHWREGNLPSGARCEVCRKTCGSSDVLAGVRCEWCGVQAHSVCSTALTPECTFGRLRSMVLPPSCVRLLSRNFSKMHCFRIPETMILELGDGDDGLDGSAAIGTGREVLTTSDSTKQTLKIFDGNDSVRKNQFRLVTVSRLARNEEVMEAALRAYYISEDPKDFQLQALPLTLLSGNAQALGKTGITEEEAGKGSGPRDSVPEAWVIRSLPRTQEILKIYPGWLKVGVAYVSIRVNSQSTARSVVQEVLPLFGRQVEDQERFQLIEVLMSSRQVQRTVLVDEEPLLDRLWDIRQTSVRQVSQTRFYVAETRAMAPHVSLFVGGLPPGLSPQEYNNLLHEAMATKAAVVSVSHVYSLQGAVILDVTCFAEAERLYMLARDTAVHGRPLTALVLPDVLHTKLPPDCCPLLVFVNPKSGGLKGRELLCSFRKLLNPHQVFELTNGGPLPGFHLFSQVPCFRVLVCGGDGTVGWVLAALEETRRHLACPEPSVAILPLGTGNDLGRVLRWGAGYSGEDPYSVLVSVDEADAVLMDRWTILLDAHEINSTENNVVETEPPKIVQMNNYCGIGIDAELSLDFHQAREEEPGKFTSRFHNKGVYVRVGLQKISHSRSLHKEIRLQVEQQEVELPNIEGLIFINIPSWGSGADLWGTDSDSRFEKPRIDDGLLEVVGVTGVVHMGQVQGGLRSGIRIAQGSYFRVTLLKATPVQVDGEPWVQAPGHMIISATAPKVHMLRKAKQKPRKAGAIRDTRVDTLPAPEGNPL; this is translated from the exons ATGGCGGCGGCAGCCGAGCCCGGTGCCCGGACCTGGCCGGGCAGTGGTTCCCCACGTCTCGGAAGCCCAGCCGGCAGCCCTGTGCTGGGCATCTCGGGCCGCGCACGCCCGGGGTCAGGGCCGGAGCGGACTGGCAGAGCTATTGGCTCCGCAGCACCCGGCCACAGCTTTCGCAAGGTGACACTCACCAAGCCTACCTTCTGCCACCTCTGCTCGGACTTCATCTGGGGACTGGCGGGCTTCCTGTGCGATG TCTGCAACTTCATGTCCCATGAGAAGTGCCTGAAACAGGTGAAGACCCCGTGCACAGGCATTGCACCAAGCCTAGTCCGG GTCCCTGTAGCTCACTGCTTTGGTTCCCTTGGTCTCTACAAGCGCAAGTTCTGTGTGGTCTGCCGCAAGAGCTTGGAGGTACCCTCGTTCCGCTGTGAAG TGTGTGAGCTGCACGTTCACCCCGACTGTGTGCCCTTCGCCTGCAGCGACTGTCGTCAGTGCCACCAAGATGGACAGCAGGATTAT GACACGTATCACCACCACTGGAGGGAGGGGAACCTGCCTTCTGGTGCACGATGTGAGGTCTGTAGAAAGACTTGTGGTTCCTCGGATGTGCTGGCTGGTGTACGCTGCGAGTGGTGTGGTGTACAG GCTCACTCAGTGTGCTCCACAGCACTCACACCTGAGTGTACATTTGGACGTCTACGCTCCATGGTACTGCCTCCTTCATGTGTGCGCCTGTTGTCCCGAAACTTCAGCAAGATGCACTGCTTCCGAATCCCCGAGACCATGATCCTGGAGCTTG GAGATGGGGACGATGGCCTAGATGGGAGTGCTGCTATAGGCACAGGCAGAGAGGTGTTGACCACTTCAGATTCCA CTAAACAGACCCTGAAGATCTTTGATGGCAACGACTCCGTGAGGAAAAATCAGTTTCGTCTGGTTACAGTTTCCCGCCTGGCTCGGAATGAAGAAGTAATG GAGGCAGCACTCCGGGCCTACTATATCAGCGAGGACCCTAAGGACTTCCAGCTGCAGGCACTGCCCCTAACCTTACTGTCTGGCAATGCCCAGGCTCTGGGGAAGACTGGGATCACTGAGGAGGAGGCTGGTAAAGGCTCTGGGCCCCGGGATTCCGTGCCTGAGGCTTGGGTCATCAGGTCTCTGCCTCGTACCCAAGAGATCCTGAAGATCTACCCTGGCTGGCTCAA GGTAGGTGTGGCCTATGTGTCCATCCGTGTGAACTCCCAGAGTACAGCGCGGTCTGTGGTTCAAGAGGTTCTCCCACTGTTTGGACGACAG GTTGAGGATCAAGAGAGATTCCAGCTGATTGAGGTGCTCATGAGCAGCAGACAAG TCCAACGGACAGTGCTGGTGGATGAAGAACCTCTGCTAGACCGACTCTGGGACATCCGACAG ACATCTGTGCGTCAGGTGAGCCAGACGCGGTTCTACGTGGCTGAGACCAGGGCCATGGCCCCACATGTCTCCCTGTTCGTGGGTGGCCTGCCACCTGGCTTGTCCCCCCAGGAGTACAACAACCTGCTGCATGAGGCCATGGCCACCAAAG CTGCCGTGGTGTCTGTGAGTCACGTCTACTCCTTACAAG GTGCAGTAATTCTGGATGTCACCTGCTTCGCGGAGGCTGAGCGGCTATACATGCTGGCCAGGGACACAGCAGTGCATGGCCGGCCACTGACTGCGCTAGTGCTTCCAGATGTGCTG CACACAAAGTTGCCTCCTGACTGCTGCCCTCTCCTCGTGTTTGTGAACCCCAAGAGTGGGGGTCTCAAGGGACGAGAACTGCTCTGCAGTTTCCGGAAGCTGCTGAATCCGCACCAGGTCTTTGAGCTAACCAACGGGGGTCCTCTTCCTGG gttccacctttTCTCCCAGGTGCCCTGTTTTCGGGTACTGGTGTGTGGTGGAGATGGCACCGTTGGCTGGGTGCTCGCTGCCCTGGAGGAGACAAGGCGCCATCTGGCCTGCCCAGAGCCATCTGTGGCCATCCTGCCCCTGGGTACAG GGAATGACCTTGGCCGGGTCCTTCGTTGGGGGGCAGGCTACAGTGGTGAGGACCCATATTCTGTGCTGGTGTCTGTGGATGAGGCTGATGCTGTGCTCATGGATCGATGGACAATCCTGCTGGATGCTCATGAAATTAATAGTACAGAGAACAATGTGGTAGAAACAGAGCCCCCCAAG ATTGTTCAGATGAATAACTACTGTGGCATTGGTATTGATGCGGAGCTCAGCCTGGACTTCCACCAGGCACGAGAAGAGGAGCCTGGCAAATTCACAAGCAG GTTCCACAACAAGGGTGTGTATGTGAGGGTCGGGCTGCAGAAGATCAGCCACTCTCGAAGCCTACACAAGGAGATCCGGCTACAGGTGGAGCAGCAGGAGGTGGAGCTACCCAACATTGAGGGTCTCATCTTCATTAACATCCCCAG CTGGGGCTCGGGGGCTGACCTGTGGGGCACTGACAGCGACTCAAGGTTTGAGAAGCCACGCATAGACGACGGGCTATTGGAGGTGGTGGGTGTGACGGGTGTCGTGCACATG GGCCAGGTACAAGGTGGGCTGCGCTCTGGAATCCGAATTGCCCAGGGCTCCTACTTCCGTGTTACACTCCTCAAGGCTACTCCAGTGCAGGTGGATGGTGAGCCCTGGGTTCAGGCCCCAggtcacatgatcatctctgctACTGCACCTAAG GTTCACATGCTGAGGAAGGCTAAGCAGAAGCCGAGGAAGGCTGGCGCCATCAGG
- the Dgkq gene encoding diacylglycerol kinase theta isoform X1, with product MAAAAEPGARTWPGSGSPRLGSPAGSPVLGISGRARPGSGPERTGRAIGSAAPGHSFRKVTLTKPTFCHLCSDFIWGLAGFLCDGESPSRVLRPLPGAGALLPVCNFMSHEKCLKQVKTPCTGIAPSLVRVPVAHCFGSLGLYKRKFCVVCRKSLEVPSFRCEVCELHVHPDCVPFACSDCRQCHQDGQQDYDTYHHHWREGNLPSGARCEVCRKTCGSSDVLAGVRCEWCGVQAHSVCSTALTPECTFGRLRSMVLPPSCVRLLSRNFSKMHCFRIPETMILELGDGDDGLDGSAAIGTGREVLTTSDSTKQTLKIFDGNDSVRKNQFRLVTVSRLARNEEVMEAALRAYYISEDPKDFQLQALPLTLLSGNAQALGKTGITEEEAGKGSGPRDSVPEAWVIRSLPRTQEILKIYPGWLKVGVAYVSIRVNSQSTARSVVQEVLPLFGRQVEDQERFQLIEVLMSSRQVQRTVLVDEEPLLDRLWDIRQTSVRQVSQTRFYVAETRAMAPHVSLFVGGLPPGLSPQEYNNLLHEAMATKAAVVSVSHVYSLQGAVILDVTCFAEAERLYMLARDTAVHGRPLTALVLPDVLHTKLPPDCCPLLVFVNPKSGGLKGRELLCSFRKLLNPHQVFELTNGGPLPGFHLFSQVPCFRVLVCGGDGTVGWVLAALEETRRHLACPEPSVAILPLGTGNDLGRVLRWGAGYSGEDPYSVLVSVDEADAVLMDRWTILLDAHEINSTENNVVETEPPKIVQMNNYCGIGIDAELSLDFHQAREEEPGKFTSRFHNKGVYVRVGLQKISHSRSLHKEIRLQVEQQEVELPNIEGLIFINIPSWGSGADLWGTDSDSRFEKPRIDDGLLEVVGVTGVVHMGQVQGGLRSGIRIAQGSYFRVTLLKATPVQVDGEPWVQAPGHMIISATAPKVHMLRKAKQKPRKAGAIRDTRVDTLPAPEGNPL from the exons ATGGCGGCGGCAGCCGAGCCCGGTGCCCGGACCTGGCCGGGCAGTGGTTCCCCACGTCTCGGAAGCCCAGCCGGCAGCCCTGTGCTGGGCATCTCGGGCCGCGCACGCCCGGGGTCAGGGCCGGAGCGGACTGGCAGAGCTATTGGCTCCGCAGCACCCGGCCACAGCTTTCGCAAGGTGACACTCACCAAGCCTACCTTCTGCCACCTCTGCTCGGACTTCATCTGGGGACTGGCGGGCTTCCTGTGCGATGGTGAGAGTCCATCCCGCGTCCTAAGGCCGCTCCCAGGAGCCGGTGCCCTCCTCCCCG TCTGCAACTTCATGTCCCATGAGAAGTGCCTGAAACAGGTGAAGACCCCGTGCACAGGCATTGCACCAAGCCTAGTCCGG GTCCCTGTAGCTCACTGCTTTGGTTCCCTTGGTCTCTACAAGCGCAAGTTCTGTGTGGTCTGCCGCAAGAGCTTGGAGGTACCCTCGTTCCGCTGTGAAG TGTGTGAGCTGCACGTTCACCCCGACTGTGTGCCCTTCGCCTGCAGCGACTGTCGTCAGTGCCACCAAGATGGACAGCAGGATTAT GACACGTATCACCACCACTGGAGGGAGGGGAACCTGCCTTCTGGTGCACGATGTGAGGTCTGTAGAAAGACTTGTGGTTCCTCGGATGTGCTGGCTGGTGTACGCTGCGAGTGGTGTGGTGTACAG GCTCACTCAGTGTGCTCCACAGCACTCACACCTGAGTGTACATTTGGACGTCTACGCTCCATGGTACTGCCTCCTTCATGTGTGCGCCTGTTGTCCCGAAACTTCAGCAAGATGCACTGCTTCCGAATCCCCGAGACCATGATCCTGGAGCTTG GAGATGGGGACGATGGCCTAGATGGGAGTGCTGCTATAGGCACAGGCAGAGAGGTGTTGACCACTTCAGATTCCA CTAAACAGACCCTGAAGATCTTTGATGGCAACGACTCCGTGAGGAAAAATCAGTTTCGTCTGGTTACAGTTTCCCGCCTGGCTCGGAATGAAGAAGTAATG GAGGCAGCACTCCGGGCCTACTATATCAGCGAGGACCCTAAGGACTTCCAGCTGCAGGCACTGCCCCTAACCTTACTGTCTGGCAATGCCCAGGCTCTGGGGAAGACTGGGATCACTGAGGAGGAGGCTGGTAAAGGCTCTGGGCCCCGGGATTCCGTGCCTGAGGCTTGGGTCATCAGGTCTCTGCCTCGTACCCAAGAGATCCTGAAGATCTACCCTGGCTGGCTCAA GGTAGGTGTGGCCTATGTGTCCATCCGTGTGAACTCCCAGAGTACAGCGCGGTCTGTGGTTCAAGAGGTTCTCCCACTGTTTGGACGACAG GTTGAGGATCAAGAGAGATTCCAGCTGATTGAGGTGCTCATGAGCAGCAGACAAG TCCAACGGACAGTGCTGGTGGATGAAGAACCTCTGCTAGACCGACTCTGGGACATCCGACAG ACATCTGTGCGTCAGGTGAGCCAGACGCGGTTCTACGTGGCTGAGACCAGGGCCATGGCCCCACATGTCTCCCTGTTCGTGGGTGGCCTGCCACCTGGCTTGTCCCCCCAGGAGTACAACAACCTGCTGCATGAGGCCATGGCCACCAAAG CTGCCGTGGTGTCTGTGAGTCACGTCTACTCCTTACAAG GTGCAGTAATTCTGGATGTCACCTGCTTCGCGGAGGCTGAGCGGCTATACATGCTGGCCAGGGACACAGCAGTGCATGGCCGGCCACTGACTGCGCTAGTGCTTCCAGATGTGCTG CACACAAAGTTGCCTCCTGACTGCTGCCCTCTCCTCGTGTTTGTGAACCCCAAGAGTGGGGGTCTCAAGGGACGAGAACTGCTCTGCAGTTTCCGGAAGCTGCTGAATCCGCACCAGGTCTTTGAGCTAACCAACGGGGGTCCTCTTCCTGG gttccacctttTCTCCCAGGTGCCCTGTTTTCGGGTACTGGTGTGTGGTGGAGATGGCACCGTTGGCTGGGTGCTCGCTGCCCTGGAGGAGACAAGGCGCCATCTGGCCTGCCCAGAGCCATCTGTGGCCATCCTGCCCCTGGGTACAG GGAATGACCTTGGCCGGGTCCTTCGTTGGGGGGCAGGCTACAGTGGTGAGGACCCATATTCTGTGCTGGTGTCTGTGGATGAGGCTGATGCTGTGCTCATGGATCGATGGACAATCCTGCTGGATGCTCATGAAATTAATAGTACAGAGAACAATGTGGTAGAAACAGAGCCCCCCAAG ATTGTTCAGATGAATAACTACTGTGGCATTGGTATTGATGCGGAGCTCAGCCTGGACTTCCACCAGGCACGAGAAGAGGAGCCTGGCAAATTCACAAGCAG GTTCCACAACAAGGGTGTGTATGTGAGGGTCGGGCTGCAGAAGATCAGCCACTCTCGAAGCCTACACAAGGAGATCCGGCTACAGGTGGAGCAGCAGGAGGTGGAGCTACCCAACATTGAGGGTCTCATCTTCATTAACATCCCCAG CTGGGGCTCGGGGGCTGACCTGTGGGGCACTGACAGCGACTCAAGGTTTGAGAAGCCACGCATAGACGACGGGCTATTGGAGGTGGTGGGTGTGACGGGTGTCGTGCACATG GGCCAGGTACAAGGTGGGCTGCGCTCTGGAATCCGAATTGCCCAGGGCTCCTACTTCCGTGTTACACTCCTCAAGGCTACTCCAGTGCAGGTGGATGGTGAGCCCTGGGTTCAGGCCCCAggtcacatgatcatctctgctACTGCACCTAAG GTTCACATGCTGAGGAAGGCTAAGCAGAAGCCGAGGAAGGCTGGCGCCATCAGG